In one Oreochromis aureus strain Israel breed Guangdong linkage group 2, ZZ_aureus, whole genome shotgun sequence genomic region, the following are encoded:
- the LOC120441338 gene encoding uncharacterized protein LOC120441338, whose protein sequence is MHRIKNTGTNKKKSIHARYHNDSQFRLHHIQRCAEYQRHKMATTASFAIYKKLCAQRIKKKYRRLVTQFQQGPQSEAQPQLVVNSVMQAATLAFRETIKLGPTHVCTVCHRTLFPNQVKHCKRSKYVKNSHIVDTCLTGKFVHVCDSECTANCTFPKQRMQEWICYNCHSHLQRGKISSITVANNLALAPIPVELSQLNVLERQLIAKILPFAKIIALPKGQQRAVHGAVVCVPSDVETTVNCLPRPSNEAQLLQVQLKRHIRFKGYQHFYTVNMKNVLAGLSKLKEMHSEYKDVSIDDDATFADPTNNQIIETEHDTADTDIQDALPRNFDNQIVPERRTTEDTTAEILEPCHDVNELLEPEQSNGEPLQDTEKEKEELRPGLVLDTCMQPPDIAQDILSYGEGIFSIAPAQGNRPVGFFSIPKLEAMAFPVQFPTGQNTLDEARQVKLSPSMYFNTRLFSADTRFATDQSYLFFAQFVTETHMATNSMSIQLRKGKAITKDGCRICNRMLQNKDEVERLINNKDATCFMKPLRGTPAYWEKALKDLHAMVRQLGKPTFS, encoded by the coding sequence ATGCATCGGATCAAAAATAcaggcacaaacaaaaaaaaatcaattcatgCCAGGTATCATAATGACTCACAATTCAGACTGCACCATATACAGCGCTGTGCAGAGTACCAGAGACACAAAATGGCTACCACTGCATCTTTCGCCATTTATAAAAAGTTGTGTGCGCAgagaataaagaagaaatacagACGACTAGTAACACAATTCCAGCAGGGTCCACAGTCTGAAGCACAGCCCCAGCTTGTAGTGAATAGTGTGATGCAAGCAGCCACATTAGCTTTCCGTGAAACAATTAAGTTAGGACCCACCCATGTCTGTACAGTGTGCCACAGAACTCTGTTTCCTAATCAagtaaaacactgcaaaagatcaAAGTATGTTAAAAATAGTCACATTGTTGACACCTGCTTGACAGGAAAATTTGTCCATGTTTGTGATAGTGAATGTACAGCTAATTGTACCTTTCCAAAACAAAGAATGCAAGAGTGGATTTGCTATAACTGTCACAGCCACCTACAACGAGGAAAGATCTCTTCCATCACAGTGGCAAACAATTTAGCACTAGCACCCATCCCAGTTGAACTGAGTCAATTAAATGTACTAGAACGACAACTGATTGCTAAAATTCTCCCGTTTGCCAAAATCATTGCATTACCAAAAGGACAGCAAAGAGCCGTACATGGGGCTGTTGTTTGTGTACCGTCAGACGTGGAAACCACAGTAAACTGTCTTCCCAGACCTAGCAATGAAGCCCAGCTCCTGCAAGTACAACTGAAAAGACACATCAGATTCAAAGGATACCAACACTTCTACACTGTGAACATGAAGAATGTGTTAGCAGGCTTATCAAAGCTAAAAGAGATGCATTCAGAATACAAAGATGTATCTATTGATGATGACGCAACTTTTGCTGATCCCACAAATAATCAGATAATCGAGACGGAACATGACACTGCTGATACAGATATTCAAGATGCACTGCCCAGAAACTTCGACAACCAAATTGTACCAGAAAGAAGAACCACTGAGGATACAACAGCTGAAATACTTGAGCCATGTCATGATGTAAACGAACTATTGGAGCCTGAACAGTCAAATGGAGAGCCCTTACAAGATacggagaaagaaaaggaagaacttCGCCCTGGTCTTGTTCTAGACACCTGTATGCAACCACCAGATATAGCACAGGACATTTTATCATATGGTGAAGGAATATTTAGCATTGCACCCGCCCAAGGAAATAGACCTGTTGGCTTCTTCTCTATTCCTAAACTTGAAGCCATGGCCTTTCCTGTGCAGTTCCCAACTGGACAGAACACATTAGATGAAGCCAGACAAGTCAAACTGTCCCCAAGCATGTATTTTAATACACGGCTGTTCTCTGCAGATACACGGTTTGCAACTGACCAAAGCTACCTattctttgcacagtttgtaacagaaacacacatggcTACAAACAGCATGTCCATCCAATTGCGCAAAGGTAAGGCAATCACCAAGGATGGATGTAGAATTTGTAACAGAATGCTTCAAAATAAAGACGAAGTGGAGAGACTGATAAATAACAAAGATGCAACATGCTTCATGAAACCTCTGAGAGGTACTCCAGCCTATTGGGAAAAGGCACTGAAAGATCTCCATGCTATGGTCAGACAGTTAGGAAAGCCAACTTTTTCCtga
- the LOC120443355 gene encoding uncharacterized protein LOC120443355 isoform X1 has protein sequence MLTFYQMLRKNKRSQAQKKRSQPLDLVNPAVPMLTGHNQDEAVSSFPSDQQTAPAGLSLETQDRPTSLCSPGTKQTAPASLSLETQNRPTSLCPPGSKSSETRPPAKRVWATDDFHTASNSPPKKPFHNTNEQLLTEELQSNAVQHFWRVSATHCQSDERYTEFSRNHQCTCNALTFLAYLNEEHQFNTARLDKVLEQGDALYCWIKTNLQQERHYTQNHLTIEELPKKVHADINVYSVKMDDIRYGYLKAADKTYQRKEWWLPLASRLVCLSTDVSYALLMVSPQCIAVFRDKSGRYGLFDSHSRSAAGLPQPNGTAVMLTFTHVNDLITCITFFKIKAGMQDMSLCLFLSKESALTTNSLHSQLKQHQEQQLHHHKVMNHKSQIPLCKCLNQNQPKPT, from the exons atgttgaCATTCTACCAGATgctgagaaaaaataaaagatcccAGGCACAAAAGAAGCGCTCGCAACCACTTGACCTGGTCAATCCTGCTGTCCCAATGCTCACTGGCCACAACCAAGATGAGGCAGTCAGTAGTTTTCCATCTGACCAG CAGACGGCACCAGCCGGGTTATCTTTGGAAACACAGGATAGACCCACCTCCTTATGTTCCCCAGGTACCAAG CAGACAGCACCAGCCAGCTTGTCCTTGGAAACGCAGAATAGACCCACCTCCTTATGTCCTCCAGGCAGCAAG AGTTCAGAAACTCGTCCACCAGCAAAACGAGTCTGGGCAACCGATGATTTCCACACGGCATCAAATTCTCCACCTAAAAAG CCTTTCCACaacacaaatgaacaactacTGACAGAGGAGCTACAGAGCAACGCAGTTCAGCACTTCTGGCGTGTCAGTGCAACTCATTGTCAAAGTGATGAAAGGTACACAGAATTCTCTCGAAATCATCAGTGCACATGCAATGCCCTCACATTCCTGGCCTACCTTAATGAGGAACACCAGTTCAACACAGCCCGACTTGATAAGGTGCTTGAACAGGGAGATGCACTCTACTGTTGGATTAAAACAAATCTTCAGCAGGAGAGGCATTATACACAAAATCATCTGACCATAGAGGAACTGCCCAAAAAAGTTCATGCTGACATAAACGTCTACAGTGTGAAAATGGACGACATAAGGTATGGATACCTGAAAGCAGCAGACAAAACTTATCAAAGAAAAGAGTGGTGGTTGCCTCTTGCTAGTCGCCTTGTATGTCTGTCAACAGATGTGAGCTATGCTTTGCTCATGGTCTCACCTCAGTGCATTGCAGTTTTCCGTGACAAATCTGGGAGGTATGGATTATTTGATTCACATTCAAGAAGTGCAGCAGGTTTACCCCAGCCAAATGGAACAGCAGTCATGCTCACTTTCACTCATGTGAATGACCTGATCACCTGCATAACCTTTTTCAAAATCAAGGCAGGTATGCAAGATATGAGTTTGTGCCTGTTTCTTTCAAAAGAGTCAGCACTCACAACGAACAGCCTGCACAGTCAACTCAAGCAACACCAGGAGCAACAGCTACATCACCACAAAGTGATGAACCACAAATCACAAATCCCACTGTGCAAGTGCCTCAACCAGAATCAGCCCAAACCTACATGA
- the LOC120443355 gene encoding uncharacterized protein LOC120443355 isoform X5, which produces MRQSVVFHLTRRHQPGYLWKHRIDPPPYVPQVPRQHQPACPWKRRIDPPPYVLQAARVQKLVHQQNESGQPMISTRHQILHLKSLSTTQMNNY; this is translated from the exons ATGAGGCAGTCAGTAGTTTTCCATCTGACCAG ACGGCACCAGCCGGGTTATCTTTGGAAACACAGGATAGACCCACCTCCTTATGTTCCCCAGGTACCAAG ACAGCACCAGCCAGCTTGTCCTTGGAAACGCAGAATAGACCCACCTCCTTATGTCCTCCAGGCAGCAAG AGTTCAGAAACTCGTCCACCAGCAAAACGAGTCTGGGCAACCGATGATTTCCACACGGCATCAAATTCTCCACCTAAAAAG CCTTTCCACaacacaaatgaacaactacTGA
- the LOC120443355 gene encoding uncharacterized protein LOC120443355 isoform X3, with protein sequence MRQSVVFHLTRRHQPGYLWKHRIDPPPYVPQVPSRQHQPACPWKRRIDPPPYVLQAARVQKLVHQQNESGQPMISTRHQILHLKSLSTTQMNNY encoded by the exons ATGAGGCAGTCAGTAGTTTTCCATCTGACCAG ACGGCACCAGCCGGGTTATCTTTGGAAACACAGGATAGACCCACCTCCTTATGTTCCCCAGGTACCAAG CAGACAGCACCAGCCAGCTTGTCCTTGGAAACGCAGAATAGACCCACCTCCTTATGTCCTCCAGGCAGCAAG AGTTCAGAAACTCGTCCACCAGCAAAACGAGTCTGGGCAACCGATGATTTCCACACGGCATCAAATTCTCCACCTAAAAAG CCTTTCCACaacacaaatgaacaactacTGA
- the LOC120443355 gene encoding uncharacterized protein LOC120443355 isoform X4: MRQSVVFHLTSRRHQPGYLWKHRIDPPPYVPQVPRQHQPACPWKRRIDPPPYVLQAARVQKLVHQQNESGQPMISTRHQILHLKSLSTTQMNNY, translated from the exons ATGAGGCAGTCAGTAGTTTTCCATCTGACCAG CAGACGGCACCAGCCGGGTTATCTTTGGAAACACAGGATAGACCCACCTCCTTATGTTCCCCAGGTACCAAG ACAGCACCAGCCAGCTTGTCCTTGGAAACGCAGAATAGACCCACCTCCTTATGTCCTCCAGGCAGCAAG AGTTCAGAAACTCGTCCACCAGCAAAACGAGTCTGGGCAACCGATGATTTCCACACGGCATCAAATTCTCCACCTAAAAAG CCTTTCCACaacacaaatgaacaactacTGA
- the LOC120443355 gene encoding uncharacterized protein LOC120443355 isoform X2, which yields MRQSVVFHLTSRRHQPGYLWKHRIDPPPYVPQVPSRQHQPACPWKRRIDPPPYVLQAARVQKLVHQQNESGQPMISTRHQILHLKSLSTTQMNNY from the exons ATGAGGCAGTCAGTAGTTTTCCATCTGACCAG CAGACGGCACCAGCCGGGTTATCTTTGGAAACACAGGATAGACCCACCTCCTTATGTTCCCCAGGTACCAAG CAGACAGCACCAGCCAGCTTGTCCTTGGAAACGCAGAATAGACCCACCTCCTTATGTCCTCCAGGCAGCAAG AGTTCAGAAACTCGTCCACCAGCAAAACGAGTCTGGGCAACCGATGATTTCCACACGGCATCAAATTCTCCACCTAAAAAG CCTTTCCACaacacaaatgaacaactacTGA